The following proteins are co-located in the Larimichthys crocea isolate SSNF chromosome XXIV, L_crocea_2.0, whole genome shotgun sequence genome:
- the itgb1bp1 gene encoding integrin beta-1-binding protein 1 has translation MFRKVKKRHSSSSSQSSEISTKSKSVDSSLGGLSRSSTVASLDTDSTKSSGNSTSETCAEFRVKYVGAIEKLQFDMSKTLQETLDLINYIDAAQQDGKLPFVPGDEEMILGVSKYGIKVASLDQCDVLHRHPLYLIVRMLCYDDGLGAGKNLLALKTTDSKQEECSIWVYQCNSSEQAQSICKVLSASFDCALTSDKS, from the exons ATGTTCCGGAAAGTCAAAAAgcgccacagcagcagcagctcgcaAAGCAGTGAGATCAGCACCAAAAGCAAa TCTGTGGACTCCAGTTTGGGAGGACTCTCCAGATCCAGCACCGTTGCCAGCCTCGACACAGACTCCACCAAGAGCTCAG GTAACAGCACGTCTGAAACATGTGCTGAGTTTCGGGTGAAGTATGTGGGCGCCATCGAGAAGTTACAGTTTGACATGAGCAAGACCCTCCAGGAGACTCTGGACCTCATCAACTATATCGATGCTGCTCAG CAAGATGGAAAGCTGCCCTTCGTGCCTGGAGACGAAGAGATGATTCTGGGAGTGTCAAAGTACGGCATCAAAGTGGCTTCACTGGACCAGTGT GATGTGCTGCATCGCCACCCTCTGTACCTGATAGTGCGTATGCTGTGTTACGATGATGGCCTGGGTGCAGGGAAGAACCTCCTGGCTCTGAAAACCACCGATTCAAAGCAAGAGGAGTGCAGCATCTGGGTGTACCAGTGCAACAGCTCG GAGCAAGCTCAGTCCATCTGCAAGGTACTGTCGGCTTCTTTTGACTGCGCTTTGACATCAGACAAGTCCTGA
- the LOC104922138 gene encoding cleavage and polyadenylation specificity factor subunit 3: MDALPYIDLIDPAEIDLLLISHFHLDHCGALPWFLQKTSFKGRTFMTHATKAIYRWLLSDYVKVSNISADDMLYTETDLEESMDKIETINFHEVKEVAGIKFWCYHAGHVLGAAMFMIEIAGVKLLYTGDFSRQEDRHLMAAEIPSVKPDILIIESTYGTHIHEKREEREARFCNTVHDIVNREGRCLIPVFALGRAQELLLILDEYWQNHPELHDIPIYYASSLAKKCMAVYQTYVNAMNDKIRKAININNPFVFKHISNLKSMDHFDDIGPSVVMASPGMMQSGLSRELFESWCTDKRNGVIIAGYCVEGTLAKHIMSEPEEITTMSGQKLQLKMSVDYISFSAHTDYQQTSEFIRALKPPHVILVHGEQNEMARLKAALIREYEDNDQVHIEVHNPRNTEAVTLNFRGEKLAKVMGSLADKKCVQGQRVSGILVKKNFNYHILNPSDLSTYTELAMSTVKQSQAIPFTGPYSLLVCHLRNLTGDVEELDGTVKNTLRIFKNITLIHEVGMVLLEWIANPLNDMYADAVTTVVLEVQSNPKAQKVMETQSAMMDMDVFQTRLGVMLQDMFGEECVDFGDGKNISVTVDGKTVHICLETRSVCYEDECTEDDSLREMVELAVQRLYDALNPVI; the protein is encoded by the exons ATGGATGCTCTCCCCTATATAGACCTGATCGACCCAGCAGAGATAGACCTGCTACTCATCAGCCA TTTCCATCTGGATCACTGTGGAGCTCTACCCTGGTTCCTCCAGAAAACCAGCTTTAAAGGAAGGACCTTCATGACCCACGCCACTAAGGCCATCTACCGTTGGCTGCTGTCAGACTATGTTAAAGTCAGCAACATTTCTGCAGACGACATGTTGTACACTGAGACTGACCTGGAGGAGAGCATGGATAAAATCGAGACTATCAACTTCCACGAGGTCAAGGAGGTGGCTGGGATTAAGTTCTGGTGCTACCATGCTGGTCATGTGCTGGGAGCTGCCATGTTCATGATTGAAATAGCTGGAGTCAAG CTGCTGTACACGGGAGACTTCTCCCGCCAAGAAGACAGGCATCTGATGGCAGCAGAGATCCCCAGTGTCAAACCTGACATCTTAATCATC GAGTCGACGTACGGCACCCACATCCATGAAAAGAGGGAGGAGCGTGAAGCTCGGTTCTGTAACACAGTCCATGACATTGTCAACAGAGAAGGCCGCTGTTTGATCCCTGTGTTCGCTTTGGGACGAGCCCAGGAACTGCTGCTCATCCTGG ATGAGTACTGGCAGAACCACCCAGAGCTCCATGACATCCCCATCTACTACGCTTCATCCCTGGCAAAGAAGTGCATGGCCGTGTACCAGACCTACGTCAACGCAATGAACGACAAGATCCGCAAGgccatcaacatcaacaacccTTTTGTTTTTAAGCACATCAGCAACCTCAAG AGCATGGATCACTTTGACGATATTGGTCCCAGTGTGGTGATGGCGTCTCCAGGTATGATGCAGAGCGGGCTCTCCAGAGAGCTCTTTGAGAGCTGGTGCACTGATAAGAGGAACGGAGTCATCATAGCTGGATACTGTGTGGAGGGAACACTGGCCAAG CACATCATGTCGGAGCCAGAGGAGATTACCACCATGTCAGGAcagaagctgcagctgaagaTGTCAGTGGACTACATCTCCTTCTCCGCCCACACTGACTACCAACAGACGAGCGAGTTCATCAGGGCTCTCAAACCCCCACACGTG ATCCTGGTCCATGGTGAGCAGAACGAGATGGCCCGTCTGAAGGCTGCGCTGATCAGGGAGTACGAGGATAACGACCAGGTTCACATCGAAGTCCACAACCCTCGCAACACAGAGGCTGTTACCCTCAACTTCAGAGGAGAGAAACTGGCCAAG GTGATGGGCTCTCTGGCTGATAAGAAATGTGTTCAGGGACAGAGGGTGTCGGGCATACTGGTGAAAAAGAACTTTAACTATCACATCCTCAACCCCTCTGACCTTTCTA CGTACACAGAGTTGGCCATGAGCACAGTGAAACAGTCCCAGGCAATCCCCTTCACCGGACCTTACTCGCTGCTCGTCTGCCACCTGAGGAACCTCACAG GTGACGTGGAAGAGCTGGATGGAACCGTGAAAAACACTTTGAGgatctttaaaaacatcacTCTGATCCACGAGGTCGGCATGGTGCTGCTCGAG TGGATAGCTAACCCTCTCAATGACATGTACGCCGATGCTGTCACCACCGTAGTTCTGGAAGTCCAGTCAAACCCAAAAGCTCAGAAAG TCATGGAGACCCAGAGTGCCATGATGGACATGGATGTCTTCCAAACCCGACTAGGAGTCATGCTGCA gGACATGTTCGGAGAGGAATGCGTAGACTTCGGCGACGGTAAAAACATCTCTGTGACAGTCGACGGGAAAACGGTTCACATTTGCCTGGAAACGAGG TCGGTGTGCTACGAGGATGAATGCACAGAGGACGACTCGctgagagagatggtggagctGGCTGTGCAGCGGCTCTATGACGCACTGAACCCGGTCATCtga
- the LOC104922137 gene encoding dnaJ homolog subfamily C member 30 — protein sequence MAEVRHRLGTGAYSFAQKTCRRYVLQSQNKRGNSATRAPSVSTELPVAQSPNGGPYGAGDPEDGVTVGASQELYTKVTRLFETLENIKDNSPPHNTSVKSIERSYASFPSSSCSFSRLQSLGGGRPCWGQCVFIRAYSGNGTRSEPLYKSKTGYYEILEVTPAATHAQIKTAYYKQSFVYHPDRNAGSEVATVRFSEISEAYTVLGNKALRKKYDRGLLSQSDLVATARPSGKETTAKQQPDRRRSVMDPEARGGVFDFDTFFKSHYNEQLQREKDVRVRKEEMLRKKQETFGEKKPGRLLEMGVGLMVAFAIALLISLKRG from the coding sequence ATGGCGGAGGTCAGGCACCGCCTCGGAACGGGAGCGTACAGCTTTGCACAGAAAACATGTCGCCGGTACGTCCTGCAGAGTCAGAACAAGCGAGGAAACAGCGCAACGAGAGCTCCGTCTGTCTCCACCGAGCTTCCGGTGGCCCAGAGCCCAAATGGAGGACCGTACGGAGCCGGAGACCCCGAGGACGGAGTGACCGTTGGAGCTTCACAGGAGCTTTACACAAAGGTGACACGTCTGTTTGAGACTTTAGAAAACATTAAAGATAATTCACCTCCTCACAACACCTCGGTTAAAAGTATAGAGAGAAGTTATGCCAGCTTTCCGAGCTCTTCCTGCAGCTTCAGCCGGCTGCAGAGCCTCGGTGGTGGGCGTCCATGTTggggacagtgtgtgtttatcagagcTTACAGCGGCAACGGGACCCGGTCCGAGCCACTTTACAAGTCCAAAACAGGCTACTATGAAATCCTGGAGGTGACACCTGCGGCCACTCACGCCCAGATTAAAACCGCCTACTACAAGCAGTCCTTCGTCTACCATCCGGACAGAAACGCAGGCAGCGAGGTGGCCACCGTCCGCTTCTCCGAGATCAGCGAGGCCTACACGGTGCTCGGCAACAAGGCGCTGAGGAAGAAGTACGACCGGGGGCTGCTGAGCCAGTCAGACCTGGTCGCAACAGCCAGACCCTCCGGGAAGGAGACCACCGCCAAACAGCAACCTGACAGGAGGCGGTCTGTGATGGACCCGGAGGCCCGAGGAGGTGTCTTTGATTTCGACACGTTTTTTAAGTCTCACTACAacgagcagctgcagagagaaaaagacgtCCGGGTCCGTAAGGAGGAGATGCTGAGGAAGAAGCAGGAGACGTTTGGGGAGAAGAAGCCGGGCAGGCTGCTGGAGATGGGAGTGGGGCTGATGGTGGCGTTTGCTATAGCTTTACTGATCAGCTTGAAGCGGGGGTGA
- the iah1 gene encoding isoamyl acetate-hydrolyzing esterase 1 homolog encodes MSKFKTVIWPKVILFGDSITQFSFQANGWGADIANKLARKCDVVNRGLSGYNSRWAKIILPRLISSHSSADNNNNIAAVTVFFGANDCALEDKNPQQHVPVQEYSENLKEISRLLTSSGVSADRVIFITPPPVHEAAWEKECILKGCPLNRHNSAAGQYAQACVQAAGQCGADVLDLWTLMQKDGQDYTVYLSDGLHLSARGNQFVAQHLWGLLESRVADLPFILPYWGDVDAKDPESSLLCDQ; translated from the exons ATGTCCAAGTTCAAAACAGTCATTTGGCCTAAAGTGATTTTATTTGGAGACTCCATCACGCAG ttttcgTTTCAAGCCAATGGTTGGGGTGCAGACATTGCCAACAAACTAGCGAG AAAGTGTGATGTAGTAAACAGAGGGCTGTCTGGCTACAACTCCAGATGGGCCAAGATCATTCTTCCTCGCCTCATCAGCAGCCACAGCTctgcagacaacaacaacaacatagctgctgtcactgtcttCTTTGGAGCCAACGACTGTGCACTGGAAG ATAAAAACCCCCAACAGCACGTCCCCGTACAAGAGTATTCGGAGAACCTGAAGGAGATCAGCCGGCTGCTGACTTCATCTGGAGTGTCAGCAGACAGAGTGATCTTCATCACCCCTCCACCTGTTCATGAGGCGGCCTGGGAGAAGGAATGCATTTTAAAAG gatGTCCTCTCAATCGGCACAACTCTGCAGCGGGGCAGTACGCCCAAGCGTGTGTCCAGGCTGCTGGTCAGTGTGGTGCAGACGTCCTAGACCTGTGGACACTAATGCAGAAAGATGGACAG GACTACACAGTCTACCTGTCCGACGGGCTGCACCTCTCAGCGAGGGGAAACCAGTTTGTAGCTCAGCACCTGTGGGGACTTCTGGAGAGCCGCGTGGCCGACCTGCCCTTCATCCTGCCCTACTGGGGAGACGTCGACGCCAAGGACCCAGAGAGCAGCCTCCTCTGTGACCAGTGA
- the adam17a gene encoding disintegrin and metalloproteinase domain-containing protein 17a isoform X2, whose product MRNIVLIVLLAPCWVDGAIRSRVTEEENREENPELDALNSILSDFEVLPLSGLQLHSVRKRDVHTESHLERLVSFRALHRQFKLYLTTNTGLFTDNFKAVFVDKHGKEKNYDVQLQNYFTGHVVGEENSRVQAHIEGDEFSAHILTDEAEYNVEPLWRFTDSPTDGRLLVYRSDDIKNLSRIASPKVCGYVHAESKDLLPQTAREDWDGQEEVNQEKEYHHRAKRQAHDHRKNTCPLLLVADYRFFRHMGRGQESVTLNYLIELIDRVDDIYRNTTWNDEFKGYGVQIHQIIINKEPTKPPPGHAGTGWVHYNMENSPVSGKQVWDVKKLLEQFSSDIADNASTVCLAHLFTYQDFDEGTLGLAYVAPSKPQALGGLCPKPYYPSHSVKKPSYLNTGLTSTKNYGKTILTKEADLVTTHELGHNFGAEHDPDNIPYCAPSDDDGGKFVMYPIAVSGDHVNNKRFSNCSKISVGKTLRFKAPVCFKERNSKVCGNSRVEEGEQCDPGLLHLNDDPCCSSDCKFKHKSQCSDRNSPCCRNCKFEQAGVRCQEAISATCKGISSCTGNSSKCPPPENAMDNMVCVDNGRCHNGECNPFCEAVQNLQSCACNETEDSCKVCCRRKDGTCSPFMQRDGSFLYLRKGKPCTVGFCDESGKCMKQVQDVIERLWDFIDKLDINTFGKFLADNIVGSVVVFSLIFWIPLSILVHCVDKRLDQQYEENTKCFYYPPSSQEMLSNLESASVRIVKPPQPPFFSGARTAPSSLPQQQQLQQASQVGATPAANSSNSNNSSTQDPGPSCGLTLDSAGGLRMATIQEDTSSDSHLGEEGLSDDFTTAGACSSAMKSSYEDLTEQSHPTRDRRRLKRQECIDSKETEC is encoded by the exons ACagttcaagctttatttgaccaCCAACACAGGCCTTTTCACTGACAACTTCAAAGCTGTGTTTGTCGATAAACACGGAAAGGAGAAGAACTACGATGTCCAACTTCAGAACTACTTCACTGGGCATGTTGTAG gagaGGAGAATTCGCGTGTGCAGGCACACATAGAAGGAGACGAGTTTTCTGCTCACATTCTAACAGATGAAGCCGAGTACAACGTAGAG CCTCTTTGGAGGTTTACAGATTCTCCAACTGATGGCAGGTTGCTGGTTTATCGCTCGGACGACATAAAAAATCTGAGCCGCATCGCCTCTCCAAAAGTGTGTGGTTACGTTCACGCAGAGTCCAAGGACCTGCTGCCACAGACTGCCAGGGAGGACTGGGACGGGCAGGAGGAGGTGAACCAGGAAAAGG AGTATCATCACAGAGCGAAGAGGCAGGCTCACGACCACAGGAAAAACACCTGCCCCCTGTTGCTGGTTGCAGATTACCGCTTCTTTAGACACATGGGCCGCGGACAAGAGAGTGTCACACTCAACTACCTG atTGAGCTCATTGATCGCGTTGATGACATTTATAGAAACACAACTTGGAACGATGAATTCAAAGGCTATGGGGTCCAGATCCATCAG ATCATCATCAACAAAGAGCCTACAAAGCCTCCCCCTGGCCATGCTGGAACCGGCTGGGTCCATTATAACATGGAGAACAGCCCTGTGAGCGGAAAGCAGGTCTGGGATGTGAAGAAACTTCTGGAG CAATTCAGCTCAGACATCGCTGACAACGCCTCCACTGTGTGTCTGGCCCACCTATTCACCTACCAGGATTTCGATGAAGGCACACTAGGGCTGGCCTACGTCGCCCCCTCCAAACCTCAGGCCCTGGGTGGCCTCTGCCCAAAAC cATACTACCCATCACACTCTGTAAAGAAGCCCAGTTACCTCAACACAGGCCTGACCAGCACCAAGAACTATGGCAAAACCATCCTAACAAAg GAGGCAGATTTGGTGACCACTCATGAGCTGGGCCATAACTTTGGAGCAGAGCATGATCCTGACAACATCCCTTACTGTGCTCCCAGTGACGATGATGGGGGGAAGTTTGTCATGTACCCTATTGCTGTGAGCGGCGACCATGTTAACAACAAG CGTTTCTCCAATTGCAGCAAGATATCTGTAGGAAAGACGTTACGTTTCAAGGCTCCCGTGTGCTTCAAGGAGAGGAACAGTAAGGTATGTGGGAACTCcagagtggaggagggagagcagtGCGACCCGGGGCTACTCCACCTCAACGACGACCCCTGCTGCTCATCCGACTGCAAATTCAAGCACAAGTCACAGTGCAG CGACAGAAACAGCCCTTGCTGTAGAAATTGCAAGTTTGAGCAGGCAGGTGTGAGGTGCCAGGAAGCCATAAGTGCTACCTGTAAAGGCATATCCTCCTGTACAG GCAACAGCAGTAAATGTCCACCTCCTGAAAACGCCATGGACAACATGGTGTGTGTTGACAACGGCCGGTGTCACAACGGAGAGTGCAACCCTTTCTGTGAGGCCGTGCAGAACCTTCAGTCCTGTGCCTGCAACG AGACGGAGGACTCCTGTAAAGTGTGCTGCAGGAGAAAAGATGGCACCTGCTCTCCCTTCATGCAGCGCGACGGCAGCTTCCTTTACCTTCGCAAAGGAAAACCATGCACTGTGGGCTTCTGCGACGAGAGC GGAAAGTGCATGAAGCAGGTGCAGGACGTGATCGAGAGGTTGTGGGATTTTATTGACAAGTTGGACATTAATACGTTTG GGAAGTTCCTGGCTGATAACATAGTGGGCTCCGTCGTGGTGTTTTCCCTCATCTTCTGGATTCCTCTCAGCATCCTGGTTCACTGCGTG gacaAACGACTTGACCAGCAATATGAGGAGAACACAAAGTGCTTCTACTACCCTCCAAGT AGTCAAGAAATGCTGAGCAACCTCGAGTCAGCATCCGTGCGCATCGTCAAGCCTCCTCAGCCTCCCTTCTTCTCCGGCGCCCGGACCGcgccctcctccctcccacagcagcagcagcttcagcaggccAGCCAGGTCGGGGCAACTCCCGCGgccaacagcagcaacagcaacaacagcagtaCCCAGGACCCCGGCCCGAGCTGCGGCCTCACCCTGGACAGCGCAGGGGGCCTGCGGATGGCCACCATCCAGGAGGACACCAGCAGCGACTCTCACCTGGGAGAGGAGGGCCTGTCGGACGATTTCACAACCGCAGGAGCCTGCTCGTCGGCTATGAAATCCTCCTACGAGGATCTGACAGAACAGAGCCATCCAACCAGGGACCGACGGCGCCTCAAGAGACAGGAGTGCATTGACTCTAAAGAGACAGAGTGCTGA
- the adam17a gene encoding disintegrin and metalloproteinase domain-containing protein 17a isoform X1 produces MRNIVLIVLLAPCWVDGAIRSRVTEEENREENPELDALNSILSDFEVLPLSGLQLHSVRKRDVHTESHLERLVSFRALHRQFKLYLTTNTGLFTDNFKAVFVDKHGKEKNYDVQLQNYFTGHVVGEENSRVQAHIEGDEFSAHILTDEAEYNVEPLWRFTDSPTDGRLLVYRSDDIKNLSRIASPKVCGYVHAESKDLLPQTAREDWDGQEEVNQEKEYHHRAKRQAHDHRKNTCPLLLVADYRFFRHMGRGQESVTLNYLIELIDRVDDIYRNTTWNDEFKGYGVQIHQIIINKEPTKPPPGHAGTGWVHYNMENSPVSGKQVWDVKKLLEQFSSDIADNASTVCLAHLFTYQDFDEGTLGLAYVAPSKPQALGGLCPKPYYPSHSVKKPSYLNTGLTSTKNYGKTILTKEADLVTTHELGHNFGAEHDPDNIPYCAPSDDDGGKFVMYPIAVSGDHVNNKRFSNCSKISVGKTLRFKAPVCFKERNSKVCGNSRVEEGEQCDPGLLHLNDDPCCSSDCKFKHKSQCSDRNSPCCRNCKFEQAGVRCQEAISATCKGISSCTGNSSKCPPPENAMDNMVCVDNGRCHNGECNPFCEAVQNLQSCACNETEDSCKVCCRRKDGTCSPFMQRDGSFLYLRKGKPCTVGFCDESGKCMKQVQDVIERLWDFIDKLDINTFGKFLADNIVGSVVVFSLIFWIPLSILVHCVDKRLDQQYEENTKCFYYPPSQMVEVCSRAPAIESRNAEQPRVSIRAHRQASSASLLLRRPDRALLPPTAAAASAGQPGRGNSRGQQQQQQQQQYPGPRPELRPHPGQRRGPADGHHPGGHQQRLSPGRGGPVGRFHNRRSLLVGYEILLRGSDRTEPSNQGPTAPQETGVH; encoded by the exons ACagttcaagctttatttgaccaCCAACACAGGCCTTTTCACTGACAACTTCAAAGCTGTGTTTGTCGATAAACACGGAAAGGAGAAGAACTACGATGTCCAACTTCAGAACTACTTCACTGGGCATGTTGTAG gagaGGAGAATTCGCGTGTGCAGGCACACATAGAAGGAGACGAGTTTTCTGCTCACATTCTAACAGATGAAGCCGAGTACAACGTAGAG CCTCTTTGGAGGTTTACAGATTCTCCAACTGATGGCAGGTTGCTGGTTTATCGCTCGGACGACATAAAAAATCTGAGCCGCATCGCCTCTCCAAAAGTGTGTGGTTACGTTCACGCAGAGTCCAAGGACCTGCTGCCACAGACTGCCAGGGAGGACTGGGACGGGCAGGAGGAGGTGAACCAGGAAAAGG AGTATCATCACAGAGCGAAGAGGCAGGCTCACGACCACAGGAAAAACACCTGCCCCCTGTTGCTGGTTGCAGATTACCGCTTCTTTAGACACATGGGCCGCGGACAAGAGAGTGTCACACTCAACTACCTG atTGAGCTCATTGATCGCGTTGATGACATTTATAGAAACACAACTTGGAACGATGAATTCAAAGGCTATGGGGTCCAGATCCATCAG ATCATCATCAACAAAGAGCCTACAAAGCCTCCCCCTGGCCATGCTGGAACCGGCTGGGTCCATTATAACATGGAGAACAGCCCTGTGAGCGGAAAGCAGGTCTGGGATGTGAAGAAACTTCTGGAG CAATTCAGCTCAGACATCGCTGACAACGCCTCCACTGTGTGTCTGGCCCACCTATTCACCTACCAGGATTTCGATGAAGGCACACTAGGGCTGGCCTACGTCGCCCCCTCCAAACCTCAGGCCCTGGGTGGCCTCTGCCCAAAAC cATACTACCCATCACACTCTGTAAAGAAGCCCAGTTACCTCAACACAGGCCTGACCAGCACCAAGAACTATGGCAAAACCATCCTAACAAAg GAGGCAGATTTGGTGACCACTCATGAGCTGGGCCATAACTTTGGAGCAGAGCATGATCCTGACAACATCCCTTACTGTGCTCCCAGTGACGATGATGGGGGGAAGTTTGTCATGTACCCTATTGCTGTGAGCGGCGACCATGTTAACAACAAG CGTTTCTCCAATTGCAGCAAGATATCTGTAGGAAAGACGTTACGTTTCAAGGCTCCCGTGTGCTTCAAGGAGAGGAACAGTAAGGTATGTGGGAACTCcagagtggaggagggagagcagtGCGACCCGGGGCTACTCCACCTCAACGACGACCCCTGCTGCTCATCCGACTGCAAATTCAAGCACAAGTCACAGTGCAG CGACAGAAACAGCCCTTGCTGTAGAAATTGCAAGTTTGAGCAGGCAGGTGTGAGGTGCCAGGAAGCCATAAGTGCTACCTGTAAAGGCATATCCTCCTGTACAG GCAACAGCAGTAAATGTCCACCTCCTGAAAACGCCATGGACAACATGGTGTGTGTTGACAACGGCCGGTGTCACAACGGAGAGTGCAACCCTTTCTGTGAGGCCGTGCAGAACCTTCAGTCCTGTGCCTGCAACG AGACGGAGGACTCCTGTAAAGTGTGCTGCAGGAGAAAAGATGGCACCTGCTCTCCCTTCATGCAGCGCGACGGCAGCTTCCTTTACCTTCGCAAAGGAAAACCATGCACTGTGGGCTTCTGCGACGAGAGC GGAAAGTGCATGAAGCAGGTGCAGGACGTGATCGAGAGGTTGTGGGATTTTATTGACAAGTTGGACATTAATACGTTTG GGAAGTTCCTGGCTGATAACATAGTGGGCTCCGTCGTGGTGTTTTCCCTCATCTTCTGGATTCCTCTCAGCATCCTGGTTCACTGCGTG gacaAACGACTTGACCAGCAATATGAGGAGAACACAAAGTGCTTCTACTACCCTCCAAGT CAGATGGTGGAAGTTTGTAGTAGAGCTCCCGCCATAG AGTCAAGAAATGCTGAGCAACCTCGAGTCAGCATCCGTGCGCATCGTCAAGCCTCCTCAGCCTCCCTTCTTCTCCGGCGCCCGGACCGcgccctcctccctcccacagcagcagcagcttcagcaggccAGCCAGGTCGGGGCAACTCCCGCGgccaacagcagcaacagcaacaacagcagtaCCCAGGACCCCGGCCCGAGCTGCGGCCTCACCCTGGACAGCGCAGGGGGCCTGCGGATGGCCACCATCCAGGAGGACACCAGCAGCGACTCTCACCTGGGAGAGGAGGGCCTGTCGGACGATTTCACAACCGCAGGAGCCTGCTCGTCGGCTATGAAATCCTCCTACGAGGATCTGACAGAACAGAGCCATCCAACCAGGGACCGACGGCGCCTCAAGAGACAGGAGTGCATTGA